The Candidatus Neomarinimicrobiota bacterium genome has a segment encoding these proteins:
- a CDS encoding 3-oxoacyl-ACP reductase FabG, translating to MCNDLQEKVAIVTGGGRDIGRHICLELANRGAKVVVNYHSSKMEANDTVNMIRENGGQAIAVQADVTNPDSIESLVQRSVAEFGKSIHILVNNAGGLVARKTMEEMDSDFWDTVMTLNLKSTFLVTKQVLSHIPEGGAIVNLSSLAARNGGGGGAIAYSTSKGGVLTFTRGLAKELSNRKIRVNCVSPGLINTTFHDTFTPDDARSNTADSTAVGREGTPAEVGKTVAFLASDESSYIDGESIEINGGLYFN from the coding sequence ATGTGCAATGACCTACAGGAAAAAGTCGCAATTGTAACCGGTGGTGGCCGGGATATCGGACGCCACATCTGTCTCGAACTGGCGAACCGCGGAGCAAAAGTGGTTGTGAATTATCACTCAAGCAAAATGGAAGCCAACGATACAGTGAACATGATTAGAGAAAACGGCGGACAGGCCATAGCGGTCCAGGCGGATGTAACAAATCCGGACTCAATCGAATCACTCGTGCAGCGTTCCGTAGCTGAATTTGGGAAGTCTATTCATATTCTGGTAAATAATGCCGGCGGTCTGGTGGCCAGAAAAACGATGGAAGAGATGGATTCGGATTTTTGGGATACCGTAATGACCCTCAACCTGAAAAGCACCTTTTTGGTGACAAAACAGGTCTTATCGCATATACCAGAAGGCGGCGCTATTGTCAATCTTTCCTCCCTGGCAGCCAGGAATGGTGGGGGTGGGGGAGCAATCGCCTACAGCACGTCCAAGGGGGGGGTCCTGACCTTTACCCGGGGGCTGGCCAAAGAATTGTCAAATAGGAAAATACGAGTCAACTGTGTCTCTCCGGGGCTGATCAACACTACCTTTCACGATACGTTCACGCCGGATGATGCTAGGAGTAACACAGCGGATTCTACGGCGGTGGGCCGCGAAGGCACTCCGGCGGAGGTGGGAAAAACCGTAGCGTTTCTGGCTTCCGATGAATCGTCCTATATCGACGGTGAATCTATCGAGATCAACGGCGGGCTGTATTTCAACTAG